In Paramisgurnus dabryanus chromosome 7, PD_genome_1.1, whole genome shotgun sequence, the following are encoded in one genomic region:
- the kdm6al gene encoding lysine (K)-specific demethylase 6A, like isoform X3 gives MKSCRVSLAVAAAAARRLGAAAGDEEKKMAAGKASEPEEDAPRLSAQERDTLARIDSSLFGYQRFHEDGASMKALLIKAVRCYESLILKSEGKVDPEFFCQLGHFNLLLEEYTKALSAYQRYYSLQSDYWKNAAFLYGLGMVYFHYSAFQWAIKAFQEVLYIDPSFSRAKEIHLRLGLMFKVNTDYESSLKHFQLALIDTNRCTLSKAEIQFHIAHLYEIQKRYRGAKEAYESLLQTDNLPAQVKAATLQQLGWMHHTVEQLGDKANKDSYAIQCLQKSLEADPNSGQSWYFLGRCYSSIGKVQDAFISYRQSIDKSEASADTWCSIGVLYQQQNQPMDALQAYICAVQLDHSHAAAWMDLGTLYESCNQPQDAIKCYINATRSKVCTNGAALAARIKYLQAQFCNLQHNSLQSKSKMLPSIEEAWSLPIPAELTSRQGVQSTGQQACKPNPGSSGGAHGSGQSLPPHVSLDQGEDQSNPAKKKRTDSPSKISDSWSNNPAQPQNPNWYLSPQKLQLLEQLRENRGSLKAAQLQVLEQMEAQLSAMNLHQQQQMRQNTSGQIRTTVPNGPSANSSLPAHPAPRSPAVRPPCIAQSLTNGPIPPGPQPPSVGNNHIAAGPRANGDVPYLHPNALPHNCTSPKDAWKSQHLNSTQGLQKGPGSHWAGPNGDRTLSSSASTDGGPHNQVGHSATTPNDPSEPAVNHLSSPCSTSSPASSSSHTATSGVPPSTPLTKESATPQGNGSTATNHHSPGRTPTSTSGSPAAHSRDNPQLSTLLGGKEIPAAGSKVNHVHPATSLTAPSGSAASSPASALSTTSPSPRSVEPTAGLNNPRSAVAGPPPDVTVNGSGGVCSEDSRSPLKAEPPELCVKAATPHNPPHSSSTVSIYPTSTDVLKACRSLGKNGLSSSSILLNKCPPPRLPPPPSPILAKDKLNPPTPSIYLENKRDAFFPPLHQFCTNPSNPVTVIRGLAGALKLDLGLFSTKTLVEANPDHLVEVWTQLCQPADENWDASGTRKQWRFESSRSYTTISKYAQYQAASFQESLREENEKKGQKEHSDSEMTGSSEPVSRRKGPFKQIKFGTNIDVSDEKKWKLQLQELSKLPAFARMVSAGNLLSHVGYSILGMNTVQLFMKVPGSRTPGHQEHNNFCAVNINIGPGDCEWFAVPEPYWGVMSGFCEKNNINFLKGSWWPNLEDLYEANVPVYRFIQRPGDLVWLNTGTVHWVQAIGWCNNISWNVGPLTAYQYKLAVERYEWNKLQSVKSMVPMVHLSWNMARNIKVSDHKLFEMIK, from the exons GCTGTTCGCTGCTATGAATCTCTCATCCTGAAATCTGAAGGAAAGGTGGATCCGGAGTTCTTCTGTCAGCTGGGTCACTTTAATCTCTTACTGGAGGAATATACGAAAG CATTATCGGCGTACCAGCGGTACTACAGTTTACAATCAGACTACTGGAAG AATGCAGCCTTTTTGTACGGCCTTGGTATGGTTTACTTTCATTACAGTGCATTTCAATG gGCGATAAAGGCATTTCAGGAGGTGCTGTACATCGACCCAAGCTTCTCTCGAGCTAAAGAGATTCACCTGCGTCTCGGGCTCATGTTCAAAGTTAACACCGACTATGAGTCCAGCTTAAAG CACTTTCAACTGGCACTCATAGATACCAACCGCTGCACTTTATCTAAAGCTGAGA TCCAGTTTCACATCGCCCATTTATATGAGATTCAG aagcgaTACCGTGGGGCTAAAGAGGCATATGAGAGTCTCTTACAAACAGACAATTTACCTGCCCAGGTGAAGGCTGCTACCTTACAACAGCTTG gCTGGATGCATCATACAGTAGAGCAGCTGGGTGATAAAGCTAATAAAGACAGTTACGCTATTCAGTGTCTCCAGAAATCCTTGGAAGCAGATCCAAACTCGGGCCAGTCCTGGTATTTTCTGGGCAG GTGCTATTCCAGTATTGGGAAGGTCCAGGATGCCTTCATCTCATACAGACAGTCCATCGACAAATCAGAGGCCAGCGCAGACACGTGGTGCTCTATAGG CGTGTTGTATCAGCAACAGAATCAGCCCATGGATGCGCTGCAGGCGTACATATGCGCTGTGCAATTGGATCACAGTCACGCTGCAGCCTGGATGGATCTGGGCACGCTCTACGAGTCCTGTAACCAGCCCCAGGACGCCATCAAGTGCTACATCAACGCAACACGCAGCAAAGTCTGCACCAACGGCGCCGCGCTCGCGGCCCGCATCAAATACCTGCAG GCTCAATTCTGTAACCTTCAGCACAATAGTCTACAGAGTAAAAGTAAAATGCTTCCTAGTATTGAGGAAGCCTGGAGCCTCCCAATCCCAGCAGAGCTAACGTCCAGACAGGGTGTCCAGAGCACAGGCCAGCAG gCATGTAAACCTAACCCTGGGTCATCAGGGGGGGCTCATGGCTCTGGACAGTCACTGCCCCCCCATGTGAGTCTGGATCAGGGTGAGGATCAGTCCAACCCAGCCAAGAAGAAGAGGACCGACAGCCCTTCTAAG ATCTCAGACTCTTGGAGCAACAATCCAGCACAGCCACAAAATCCAAACTGGTACCTGTCCCCTCAGAAGCTTCAG TTGCTGGAGCAGTTGCGGGAAAACCGGGGCAGTCTAAAGGCCGCTCAGCTGCAGGTTCTGGAGCAGATGGAGGCACAGCTGTCGGCCATGAACCTCCACCAGCAGCAGCAG ATGAGACAAAACACTTCTGGGCAGATACGAACCACCGTCCCCAATGGGCCCTCAGCAAATTCATCACTCCCTGCCCACCCAGCTCCTCGCAGTCCGGCCGTGCGACCACCCTGCATAGCTCAATCGCTGACCAACGGTCCCATTCCACCCGGCCCCCAACCCCCTTCAGTCGGCAATAATCACATCGCAGCAGGACCCAGAGCTAACGGAGACGTGCCTTACCTGCATCCCAACGCACTACCTCACAATTGCACAAGCCCGAAAGACGCGTGGAAGAGTCAGCACCTAAACTCCACTCAG GGGCTTCAGAAAGGTCCAGGTTCGCATTGGGCGGGTCCTAATGGAGACCGGACTCTCTCTTCCAGCGCTTCTACCGACGGCGGCCCTCACAATCAGGTTGGACATTCCGCCACAACCCCCAACGATCCCTCGGAgccagctgtcaatcatctGTCCTCCCCTTGCTCCACGTCGTCACCCGCTTCCTCATCCTCGCACACGGCTACCTCAGGCGTGCCACCCAGCACCCCCCTGACCAAAGAGAGCGCCACCCCGCAGGGCAACGGTTCCACTGCCACCAACCATCACAGTCCGGGCCGCACACCCACTTCCACGTCCGGCTCGCCGGCTGCCCATTCCAGAGACAATCCGCAACTCTCCACTCTTCTCGGAGGCAAAGAGATTCCTGCCGCAGGCTCCAAGGTTAACCACGTCCACCCGGCCACCTCGCTGACTGCCCCGAGCGGTTCTGCCGCTTCTTCTCCCGCCTCTGCGCTGTCCACGACGTCCCCCTCGCCCCGCTCAGTTGAGCCTACAGCTGGCCTTAATAACCCGAGGTCTGCCGTGGCCGGACCGCCTCCCGACGTCACGGTTAACGGAAGCGGAGGAGTTTGTTCGGAAGACTCTCGAAGCCCGTTAAAAGCGGAGCCGCCAGAGCTCTGCGTTAAAGCAGCCACACCTCACAACCCTCCCCACTCCTCATCTACGGTCTCGATTTACCCGACGTCCACAGACGTCCTGAAGGCCTGCAG GAGTCTTGGGAAGAATGGTCTGTCGAGCAGCAGTATCCTGTTAAACAAATGCCCACCGCCACGCCTCCCTCCACCTCCTTCACCCATTCTGGCTAAAGACAAACTCAATCCACCCACACCGAGTATTTAT CTGGAGAATAAGAGAGACGCGTTCTTCCCTCCACTGCACCAGTTCTGCACCAACCCGTCTAACCCGGTCACTGTCATACGCGGCCTGGCAGGAGCTCTCAAACTAG acctAGGCTTGTTTTCCACTAAAACACTGGTCGAGGCGAATCCAGATCACCTGGTGGAGGTTTGGACGCAGCTGTGTCAGCCAGCGGATGAGAACTGGGACGCGAGCGGCACGAGGAAACAGTGGCGCTTCGAGAGCAGCCGCTCGTACACCACTATTTCTAAATACGCACAGTACCAGGCTGCATCTTTCCAGGAGTCGCTGCGG gaagagaatgAGAAGAAAGGCCAGAAAGAACATTCAGACTCTGAGATGACCGGATCATCAGAACC TGTTTCTAGAAGAAAAGGGCCTTTCAAACAGATCAAATTTGGGACCAACATTGACGTCTCTGATGAAAAAAA GTGGAAGCTGCAGCTGCAGGAGCTGAGTAAACTGCCTGCATTTGCACGGATGGTGTCTGCAGGTAATCTGCTCAGTCATGTGGGTTACAGCATTCTGGGGATGAACACGGTCCAGCTCTTCATGAAAGTGCCTGGCAGCAGAACACCCG GTCATCAGGAACACAACAATTTCTGTGCGGTGAACATCAACATCGGGCCGGGGGACTGCGAGTGGTTCGCCGTTCCAGAGCCGTATTGGGGCGTCATGAGTGGATTCTGTGAGAA GAACAACATCAACTTCCTGAAGGGGTCATGGTGGCCGAATTTGGAGGATTTGTATGAGGCTAACGTGCCTGTGTACCGTTTCATCCAGCGTCCTGGAGATCTGGTCTGGTTGAACACAGGGACGGTCCACTGGGTCCAGGCCATCGGCTGGTGCAATAATATTTCCTGGAATGTTGGCCCTCTTACAG CGTATCAGTACAAGCTCGCTGTGGAACGCTACGAGTGGAACAAGCTCCAGAGTGTCAAATCTATGGTTCCCATGGTGCATCTGTCCTGGAACATGGCGAGGAACATTAAAGTATCCGACCACAAGCTGTTTGAGATGATTAAGTGA